One genomic segment of Strix aluco isolate bStrAlu1 chromosome 9, bStrAlu1.hap1, whole genome shotgun sequence includes these proteins:
- the LOC141927326 gene encoding E3 ubiquitin-protein ligase RBBP6-like, producing MQLLFPAVETVTVTNGVNNFKNGTGYAQVIRKQRQQQQQPPAHPPALTPPAALVAATGCPQSSPLSIRGLREEKGYLVPGLRQPALPSLLGYQGRSIPTTGHPVRAGKIRSASGRPDWEVEKKKSRLDEFTDGSGADGI from the exons atgcagttattattccctgctgtcgaaacagttactgtgacgaat ggtgtgaacaacttcaaaaatggaactgggtatgcacaggtgatccgtaagcagaggcagcagcagcagcagccaccagcacatccaccagctctgacccctcctgctgcgctggtggctgccacgggatgTCCTCAATCTTCCCCGCTGTCAATCCGTGGTTtgcgggaagagaag ggctatctggttcctggactgagacagccagcattgccgagtcttctgggctaccaAGGACGATCGATACCTACAACTG gtcatccagtgagagctggcaaaattcgctcggcaagtggcagaccagactgggaagt ggaaaagaagaagtccagactcgatgagtttacagatggttcaggagcggatggaatctaa